Proteins co-encoded in one Treponema sp. Marseille-Q3903 genomic window:
- the larB gene encoding nickel pincer cofactor biosynthesis protein LarB, with protein sequence MDKKELYELLEKYKKGQASEDDILLKIKEAPFEDIGFAKIDHHRALRKGIAEVIYGAGKTPEQILQIAKSAISAGQKTVLITRMNAAAADLLKKDSNINFEYDEISRTGVCGTIPAPDGRGKIAVVTGGTSDMPVAEEAAKTCEAFGNEVVRIYDAGVAGLHRLLSNLDSLMSAKVVIAIAGMEGALASVVGGLVDCPVIAVPTSVGYGASFGGISALLSMLNSCASGISVVNIDNGFGAAYQASMINHIK encoded by the coding sequence TTGGATAAAAAAGAGCTTTACGAATTGCTTGAAAAATATAAAAAAGGGCAAGCGAGCGAAGATGATATTTTATTAAAAATAAAAGAAGCACCTTTTGAAGATATCGGGTTTGCAAAAATCGATCATCATAGGGCGCTACGGAAAGGAATTGCAGAAGTTATTTACGGAGCGGGAAAAACTCCTGAGCAGATTTTACAGATTGCAAAATCTGCCATCTCCGCCGGGCAAAAAACTGTTTTAATTACCAGAATGAATGCGGCTGCAGCAGACTTATTGAAAAAAGATAGCAACATCAATTTTGAATATGACGAAATAAGCCGCACGGGAGTTTGCGGAACGATTCCGGCTCCTGACGGACGAGGAAAAATCGCCGTAGTTACAGGCGGCACAAGCGATATGCCAGTTGCGGAAGAAGCTGCAAAAACTTGCGAAGCGTTCGGAAACGAAGTTGTTCGTATTTATGACGCAGGAGTTGCTGGTCTCCACAGGCTTCTCTCCAATCTCGATTCTCTGATGAGCGCAAAAGTCGTTATAGCAATTGCCGGCATGGAAGGGGCGCTTGCGAGTGTTGTTGGAGGATTAGTGGACTGCCCTGTGATTGCAGTTCCAACGAGCGTAGGCTATGGAGCGAGCTTTGGTGGGATTTCCGCTTTGCTTTCGATGTTGAACAGTTGTGCCAGCGGAATCAGCGTTGTAAATATCGACAACGGGTTTGGGGCTGCTTATCAGGCAAGCATGATAAATCACATAAAATAG
- a CDS encoding energy-coupling factor ABC transporter ATP-binding protein, producing the protein MIELNNINFQYDDIPSLVDISLSIEKGESVGLEGDNGSGKSTLIKLLNGLIFASSGTYFFEGKEISKKTMKDELFEKQFHSKIGYVFQNSETQLFCGSVKEEIAFGPRQMGLAEDEIEIRCSDVMKLLGLTAIAERAPYHLSGGEKRKTALACVISMNPDVLIIDEPMNGLDKKSRVVLIDFLKAWKSAGKTLIIATHEQSLLNELVDRIVTITEEHRIG; encoded by the coding sequence TTGATAGAATTAAATAACATCAACTTTCAATACGACGATATCCCTTCTCTTGTAGACATCTCGCTTTCAATCGAAAAAGGCGAAAGCGTAGGGCTTGAAGGCGACAACGGAAGCGGAAAATCAACTCTTATAAAGCTTTTAAACGGTCTGATATTCGCATCTTCCGGCACTTATTTTTTTGAAGGCAAAGAGATTTCAAAAAAAACGATGAAAGATGAACTTTTCGAAAAGCAATTTCATTCAAAAATTGGCTATGTTTTTCAGAACTCGGAAACGCAATTGTTTTGCGGAAGCGTAAAAGAGGAAATTGCTTTCGGTCCGCGGCAGATGGGGTTGGCGGAAGATGAAATTGAAATTCGTTGCAGCGATGTCATGAAACTTTTAGGACTAACAGCGATTGCAGAGCGTGCTCCCTATCATCTGAGCGGCGGAGAAAAAAGAAAAACGGCGCTCGCTTGTGTCATTTCTATGAACCCCGATGTGCTGATAATCGATGAGCCGATGAACGGGTTGGACAAAAAAAGCCGTGTCGTTTTGATTGATTTTTTGAAAGCGTGGAAGTCTGCCGGAAAAACGCTTATCATAGCGACTCACGAGCAATCGCTTTTAAATGAGCTTGTAGATAGAATTGTCACTATTACGGAGGAGCACAGAATTGGATAA
- a CDS encoding energy-coupling factor transporter transmembrane component T → MQTNTDILPQWVTKQNDYFPVKDNQRYLSKSILEFLRLFRHFHVRKNEKITELRAGARFVLVIGLIVLLALSKNMFFFGIVLASFLSFLSFSKIDVLKKTLSTCTTTAFFTFLIMLPSYFLYHSTAFITITAKVFISTGILSLFALLTPWNKITGVFGRAKSSQFIVFILNLTISYILILGNIAHEMLFALKLRSVGKNKCKRKSFSGILGTVFLKSISLSEETRQSMECRLFSGKFEHPKSKINPLDFFPIIVLIFYIILFIYIL, encoded by the coding sequence ATGCAGACAAACACAGACATCTTGCCGCAATGGGTAACAAAGCAAAACGATTATTTTCCAGTGAAAGATAACCAAAGATATCTTTCAAAGAGTATTTTGGAATTCTTGCGTTTGTTCAGGCACTTTCACGTCCGAAAAAACGAAAAAATTACCGAATTGCGCGCAGGTGCGAGGTTTGTTCTTGTTATCGGGCTGATTGTTTTGCTCGCTCTATCGAAAAATATGTTTTTTTTCGGAATTGTGCTGGCGAGTTTTTTATCTTTTTTAAGTTTTTCAAAAATTGATGTATTAAAGAAAACGCTGTCAACTTGCACAACAACAGCGTTTTTTACTTTTTTGATAATGTTGCCGTCTTATTTTTTATATCACTCGACCGCATTTATTACAATAACTGCAAAAGTCTTTATCTCTACGGGAATTCTTTCTCTGTTCGCATTGCTGACTCCGTGGAATAAAATCACAGGGGTTTTCGGCAGAGCGAAATCCTCACAGTTTATTGTTTTCATTTTGAACCTCACAATCAGCTATATCCTGATTTTAGGCAACATCGCCCATGAAATGCTCTTTGCGCTGAAATTGCGGAGTGTCGGCAAAAATAAATGCAAAAGAAAAAGTTTTTCAGGGATTTTGGGAACAGTTTTTCTAAAATCAATCAGCCTGTCGGAAGAAACTCGGCAGTCAATGGAGTGCAGGCTCTTTAGCGGCAAGTTTGAACATCCGAAATCAAAGATAAATCCTTTAGATTTTTTTCCAATTATTGTGTTGATTTTTTACATCATTTTATTCATTTATATTTTATAA
- the cbiM gene encoding cobalt transporter CbiM: MHIPENYLSPSTCVVFTAAMLPIWYSAAKSVKRELPKEKIAMIGVGAAFSFIGMMFNVPLPGGTTGHAVGATLIATLLGPEAACLAVSVALLLQALLFGDGGILSFGANCFNMAFAAPFIGYFIYRLMLKALSKGGDVKVQHRLLSAALSSYVGINVAALLAAIEFGVQPYLFHNAAGQALYCPYGLNISIPSMMIGHLTIFGLAEVVFTVAILAFISKTAPAFLKENMEEKAGKKQLLPVGILLAVLTVLVPLGLLAEGTAWGEWGADEIAEVVSGGQKLGYTPNGLENGFQFNSLIPDYSLESVGIPEVAGYIISAVIGISVLVILFRIISSFKTKKD, translated from the coding sequence TTGCATATCCCTGAAAATTATTTATCGCCTTCAACTTGTGTTGTTTTTACCGCTGCAATGTTGCCAATTTGGTATAGTGCTGCAAAATCTGTAAAAAGAGAATTGCCTAAAGAAAAAATTGCGATGATAGGAGTTGGTGCAGCGTTTTCTTTTATCGGAATGATGTTCAACGTTCCTCTTCCCGGAGGAACAACGGGACACGCTGTCGGGGCAACTTTGATTGCGACTTTGCTCGGACCGGAAGCTGCCTGCCTTGCAGTTTCTGTCGCATTGCTTTTGCAAGCGCTGTTGTTTGGCGATGGCGGAATCCTTTCTTTTGGAGCTAACTGCTTCAACATGGCGTTTGCAGCGCCGTTTATCGGCTATTTTATCTACAGGCTGATGTTAAAAGCTCTTTCAAAAGGCGGTGATGTAAAAGTTCAACATCGTTTGCTCAGTGCGGCGCTCAGCTCTTATGTCGGTATAAACGTTGCTGCTTTGCTCGCTGCAATTGAATTCGGCGTTCAGCCATATCTGTTTCACAATGCAGCCGGACAAGCTTTATACTGTCCTTATGGGTTAAATATTTCGATTCCGTCGATGATGATCGGTCATCTCACGATTTTTGGACTTGCCGAAGTTGTATTTACAGTTGCAATTCTTGCGTTTATCTCTAAGACGGCTCCTGCTTTTCTTAAAGAAAACATGGAAGAAAAGGCTGGGAAAAAACAGCTGCTTCCTGTAGGAATTTTGCTTGCAGTTTTGACAGTGCTTGTTCCTCTTGGACTTCTTGCAGAAGGAACTGCGTGGGGAGAATGGGGTGCAGATGAAATTGCGGAAGTTGTCAGCGGCGGGCAAAAGCTCGGATATACTCCGAACGGTCTTGAAAACGGATTTCAGTTTAATTCTCTTATTCCTGATTACAGCCTTGAATCTGTGGGAATTCCTGAAGTTGCGGGATACATTATTTCTGCGGTGATAGGAATTTCAGTTCTCGTGATTTTGTTCCGCATCATCAGCTCATTTAAGACAAAAAAAGATTAA
- a CDS encoding DUF3842 family protein, whose amino-acid sequence MKILVVDAQGGGIGRAAVASLKGSFPDSEIVAVGSNAVATAAMLKAGADHAATGENAVVVCSKDADFIVGPVGIVIADAMYGEITPKMAVAIGQSKADRILIPVYHCKNTIAGVQNYQVDSLIEAAVAEIKKRSSC is encoded by the coding sequence ATGAAGATTTTGGTTGTAGATGCTCAAGGGGGCGGGATCGGTCGTGCGGCAGTTGCTTCGTTAAAGGGATCTTTCCCTGATTCTGAGATTGTCGCAGTCGGAAGTAACGCTGTTGCTACGGCTGCAATGCTTAAGGCTGGAGCAGACCACGCTGCGACCGGTGAAAATGCAGTTGTCGTGTGTTCAAAAGACGCCGACTTCATCGTCGGACCCGTGGGAATTGTGATTGCAGATGCGATGTACGGAGAAATTACTCCAAAGATGGCAGTTGCAATCGGACAGAGCAAAGCCGACAGAATCTTGATACCTGTCTATCATTGTAAAAATACAATTGCAGGCGTTCAAAATTATCAGGTTGACAGCTTAATTGAAGCTGCCGTAGCCGAAATAAAAAAAAGAAGTTCCTGCTAA
- the mnmA gene encoding tRNA 2-thiouridine(34) synthase MnmA, with protein MIYEPLELPPAGSTVVVGMSGGVDSTLAALLLKQKGCRVVGVTMALWDGHLPEIETEDFYSDACYGPKKKEITEECAKFCKEHDIEYHIIDLSREYNADVLQYFKDEYRAGKTPNPCVRCNQLVKFGALLECTKKLGIDFDYFCTGHYAMIVRPKQGLWGTDKRPCMIACADDSSKDQTYFLYRLSSETLEKVRFPLAQVHKTEVFELARKANLAVADKKESQDFIDMKFFDELFSDKPSVPGDFVDVNGTVIGRHRGLEHYTVGQRRGLGVSAPNPLYVQKIDAEKNQIVLAEKNELASASLIADDFVWPGNVEPNEVFEAMIKIRLRSKSIIATVDRYTPDTHDDYKYKGQPWKFTFEKSQNAVAPGQSVVIYKDNVILGGGIIVKSL; from the coding sequence ATGATTTACGAACCGTTAGAATTACCGCCGGCGGGGTCAACTGTTGTTGTTGGAATGTCCGGTGGCGTAGATTCAACACTTGCAGCACTTTTATTGAAACAGAAAGGATGTCGTGTTGTTGGTGTCACAATGGCTCTCTGGGACGGGCATCTTCCTGAAATTGAAACAGAAGATTTTTATTCCGATGCTTGTTACGGTCCTAAAAAAAAAGAAATCACAGAAGAATGTGCAAAATTCTGCAAAGAGCATGATATCGAATATCACATAATCGACTTAAGCCGTGAATATAACGCTGATGTTTTGCAGTATTTTAAAGATGAGTATAGAGCAGGCAAGACTCCGAATCCTTGCGTCCGCTGCAATCAGTTAGTAAAGTTCGGCGCTCTTTTGGAATGCACAAAAAAACTCGGAATCGATTTTGATTATTTTTGCACGGGGCACTATGCGATGATTGTGCGTCCAAAACAAGGGCTTTGGGGAACAGACAAGCGCCCATGCATGATCGCTTGTGCAGACGACAGCTCTAAAGATCAGACATATTTTTTATACAGACTTTCATCGGAAACTCTTGAAAAAGTTCGATTTCCTCTTGCTCAGGTTCATAAAACAGAAGTGTTTGAACTTGCACGTAAAGCAAATCTGGCTGTGGCAGACAAAAAAGAAAGCCAAGATTTTATAGACATGAAGTTTTTTGATGAACTTTTTTCCGATAAACCGTCTGTTCCCGGAGATTTTGTAGATGTAAACGGCACCGTAATCGGAAGGCATCGCGGGCTTGAGCACTACACAGTTGGACAAAGGCGAGGTCTTGGTGTATCTGCTCCAAATCCGCTTTATGTTCAGAAGATCGACGCAGAAAAAAATCAAATTGTCCTTGCAGAAAAAAACGAATTGGCTTCAGCTTCTCTCATCGCCGATGATTTTGTCTGGCCAGGAAATGTAGAACCGAATGAAGTTTTTGAAGCCATGATAAAAATCAGGTTACGCAGCAAATCTATTATTGCGACAGTCGACCGCTACACTCCAGATACTCATGACGATTATAAATACAAAGGGCAGCCGTGGAAGTTCACTTTTGAAAAGTCGCAAAATGCAGTTGCTCCAGGTCAGTCTGTGGTGATTTATAAAGACAACGTGATTTTAGGCGGCGGAATAATCGTAAAAAGCCTTTAG
- a CDS encoding metal ABC transporter substrate-binding protein — translation MKKLIKSIMMAALILAGTSAFAASKKSIVCTTYPQYDWVINILGENKSFEVTLLQDKGTDLHSFQPSFKDIAKISDCDMFVYVGGESDEWVEDALSNARNKNMVVVNMMEVLGDRVREEEVVEGMQCDVEDEHHHEGEDEDHGHHHDEAPEYDEHVWLSVRNAKIIVNALVQNISKLDAKNEAKYAANAAAYTKQLATLDAEFVDVVNASNKKVVLFGDRFPFRYLVDDYGIKYYAAFVGCSAETEASFETVSFLSEKVNELGLNVVLTIEKSNQKIAKTIIRNSKNKNCKIMEMDSLQSVTKKDIKKGISYLGVMKDNLKVLKEALK, via the coding sequence ATGAAAAAATTAATTAAATCAATAATGATGGCAGCGCTGATTCTTGCAGGAACTTCTGCATTCGCCGCATCAAAAAAATCAATTGTGTGTACAACTTACCCTCAGTACGATTGGGTTATCAATATTCTTGGTGAAAATAAGTCTTTTGAAGTGACTTTGCTTCAAGATAAAGGAACCGATTTGCACAGTTTTCAGCCGAGTTTCAAAGACATTGCCAAAATCTCTGATTGTGACATGTTTGTATATGTGGGAGGGGAAAGCGATGAATGGGTTGAAGATGCCCTTTCTAACGCTCGCAACAAAAATATGGTTGTTGTCAATATGATGGAAGTTCTTGGTGACAGAGTTCGCGAAGAAGAAGTTGTAGAGGGAATGCAGTGTGACGTTGAAGATGAACATCATCATGAAGGTGAAGATGAAGACCACGGTCATCATCACGATGAAGCCCCTGAATACGATGAACATGTATGGCTTTCTGTAAGAAATGCAAAAATTATTGTAAATGCGCTTGTACAAAATATCTCAAAACTCGATGCAAAAAATGAAGCAAAATATGCTGCAAATGCGGCTGCGTATACAAAACAATTGGCAACCCTTGATGCGGAATTTGTTGATGTAGTAAATGCTTCGAATAAAAAAGTTGTGCTTTTTGGAGACCGCTTCCCATTCCGATATCTTGTTGATGACTACGGAATAAAATACTATGCAGCGTTTGTAGGATGCAGTGCGGAGACAGAAGCAAGTTTTGAAACCGTTTCATTCCTTTCTGAAAAAGTAAATGAACTAGGATTGAATGTCGTTCTTACAATTGAAAAATCAAATCAGAAGATTGCAAAAACGATTATCAGAAATTCAAAAAATAAAAATTGCAAAATCATGGAGATGGATTCTTTACAGTCGGTAACTAAAAAAGATATTAAAAAGGGAATATCTTATCTTGGTGTGATGAAGGACAATCTTAAAGTTTTGAAAGAAGCGTTGAAATAA
- a CDS encoding flavodoxin family protein produces the protein MNVLIINGSPHQNGNTSIALKEMENIFAEQGIGTTVITVGNKDVRGCVACGFCYTHGRCVFDDEVNKIAELFEKADGLVIGSPVYYSSPNATVIALLDRLFYSSHFDKTMKVGAAVVIARRGGCSATFDVLNKYFTICGMPVASSQYWNSVHGRTPGEAQQDAEGLQTMRILARNMSFLIKSIALGKEKFGLPEEESRLVTHFIR, from the coding sequence ATGAATGTCTTAATAATTAACGGCAGTCCTCATCAAAATGGAAACACATCAATTGCTCTAAAAGAGATGGAAAATATTTTTGCCGAGCAGGGTATTGGAACAACTGTCATCACCGTCGGAAACAAAGATGTTAGGGGGTGCGTTGCATGCGGATTTTGTTACACACACGGCAGGTGTGTTTTTGACGATGAAGTAAATAAAATTGCGGAACTTTTTGAAAAAGCTGATGGGCTTGTAATCGGAAGTCCGGTTTATTATTCGTCTCCAAACGCCACGGTGATTGCTTTGCTAGACAGACTTTTTTACAGCTCTCATTTTGATAAAACAATGAAAGTTGGAGCAGCAGTTGTTATCGCTCGCCGCGGTGGTTGTTCAGCGACTTTTGATGTTTTAAACAAATATTTTACAATCTGTGGAATGCCGGTCGCTTCAAGCCAATATTGGAACAGTGTCCATGGCAGAACGCCAGGAGAAGCTCAGCAGGATGCTGAAGGTTTGCAGACAATGCGAATCTTAGCCAGAAATATGTCTTTTCTCATAAAAAGTATTGCGCTCGGAAAAGAAAAATTTGGGTTGCCGGAGGAAGAGAGTCGCCTTGTGACTCATTTTATTCGCTGA
- a CDS encoding ABC transporter substrate-binding protein gives MKKQIMIIMMAALCLGTISAAKPKKPKKVKIGIAKIVQHIALDDIERGVMDAIKDAGIDATFDLQNANGDVNTANQIASQFRDKNVDVAVGIATPVAIAFANTLRNVPVVFGTVTDPLGAGLVTTLEHGNKNVTGMSDELPSKEHIKLFKEIAKIKTLGYIYTASEDNSVSSLELVKQGCNEAGLKLVVQSISNSSEVKQAAEAIVDRVDGIYLTTDNTVFSALPSLISVFKKAKKPIFSADVTGAKDGGCFIASGFNYYKAGRATGEIVVDILNGKKPADIPVRFMTKPEDSDILIDIDAAKECGIKIPENLLKQATFIIENGKLKEKK, from the coding sequence ATGAAAAAACAAATTATGATAATTATGATGGCAGCTCTCTGTCTTGGGACAATATCTGCAGCAAAACCGAAAAAACCGAAAAAGGTAAAGATTGGCATTGCAAAAATCGTGCAGCACATCGCACTCGACGATATTGAACGCGGCGTGATGGATGCGATTAAAGACGCCGGAATAGACGCAACTTTTGATTTGCAAAACGCAAACGGAGATGTAAACACTGCGAATCAGATTGCATCGCAATTCAGAGATAAAAATGTTGATGTTGCAGTCGGGATCGCGACTCCGGTTGCAATTGCTTTTGCCAACACTTTACGCAACGTTCCTGTAGTATTTGGAACTGTGACAGACCCTCTGGGAGCCGGTCTTGTAACGACTCTCGAGCACGGCAATAAAAATGTAACAGGAATGTCAGACGAGCTTCCGTCAAAAGAGCATATAAAGCTTTTCAAAGAGATTGCGAAAATTAAAACTCTCGGATACATCTACACTGCAAGCGAAGACAATTCTGTATCATCTTTAGAATTGGTAAAACAAGGATGCAATGAAGCTGGTCTAAAACTCGTAGTGCAGTCAATTTCCAATTCTTCAGAAGTAAAACAGGCTGCCGAAGCGATTGTAGACCGCGTAGACGGAATCTATCTCACAACAGACAATACTGTTTTTTCTGCACTTCCAAGTCTGATCTCTGTGTTCAAAAAAGCAAAAAAACCTATTTTCTCAGCAGACGTAACCGGAGCAAAAGACGGCGGATGTTTTATAGCATCAGGATTCAATTACTACAAAGCCGGTCGTGCAACAGGCGAAATTGTAGTAGATATCTTAAACGGTAAAAAACCGGCTGATATTCCTGTGCGATTTATGACAAAGCCTGAAGATTCGGACATATTGATCGATATCGATGCAGCAAAAGAATGCGGAATCAAAATACCGGAAAATTTATTAAAACAGGCAACTTTTATTATTGAAAATGGAAAGCTTAAAGAAAAAAAATAG
- a CDS encoding ABC transporter permease yields MIETILIEGLIYSIMVLGLFISYRTLNFCDMTVDGAFPMGGCILAACLTQGMSPVTGILLAFAGGCLAGLVTSFLYTKLRVPDLLAGILMMTMLYSINLRIMKNKANISFLKLDTLFSKLTAFFETHFESIPSESGILIFLLLFIIAFKALLDLFFHTDLGLTMGALGSNEQMVISNGVNPQIVRGIGVCVGDGLAALSGAFAAMYNGFADVGSGTGVIVSGLASLMLGEFIIHSNKIGLQTLRVIAGSIIYRALMVLARRYGHFINLTANDLKLITGILIIICLIIANIKGKSNFYKHLKRPERQAASKRASANGDQND; encoded by the coding sequence ATGATAGAAACAATTTTAATTGAAGGTTTAATTTACAGCATTATGGTTCTTGGCTTATTTATAAGCTATAGAACCTTAAATTTTTGTGATATGACAGTTGACGGAGCGTTCCCGATGGGTGGCTGCATTCTCGCGGCATGTCTTACACAAGGGATGTCTCCAGTCACCGGCATTCTTTTAGCGTTTGCAGGCGGATGCCTTGCAGGGCTTGTGACTTCATTTTTATACACAAAACTCCGTGTCCCTGATTTACTCGCCGGCATATTGATGATGACGATGCTCTATTCTATCAATCTTCGCATTATGAAAAACAAAGCTAACATCTCGTTTCTTAAGCTCGACACCCTTTTTTCAAAACTGACGGCTTTTTTTGAAACTCACTTTGAATCAATCCCATCAGAATCGGGAATTCTGATTTTCCTTCTTCTTTTTATAATCGCTTTTAAAGCGCTTCTCGATTTGTTTTTTCACACCGACCTTGGACTCACTATGGGTGCTCTCGGTTCAAACGAACAGATGGTGATTTCAAACGGAGTAAATCCTCAGATTGTTCGAGGGATCGGTGTTTGTGTTGGAGACGGACTTGCGGCGCTTTCTGGAGCGTTTGCAGCGATGTACAACGGATTTGCAGACGTAGGAAGCGGAACAGGCGTAATCGTAAGCGGTTTGGCATCTTTAATGCTTGGAGAATTCATCATTCATTCAAATAAAATCGGGCTTCAAACGCTGAGAGTTATTGCAGGCTCAATCATCTACCGTGCATTGATGGTTCTTGCTCGCCGCTACGGGCACTTCATCAACCTCACCGCAAATGATTTAAAACTTATAACTGGAATTTTAATAATAATCTGTCTGATAATCGCAAACATAAAAGGAAAGTCAAACTTTTATAAACATCTTAAAAGACCGGAAAGACAGGCAGCGTCAAAGAGAGCATCTGCAAACGGAGACCAAAATGATTAA
- a CDS encoding ABC transporter ATP-binding protein — MIKLENIGITFHAGTPDENIALKNVNLKIKHGDFITVIGSNGAGKSTLYNIISGTLTPTTGKIFLSTADKDGRITDRDITFDKEYKRASYIGRIFQNPLLGTAGKMSLEDNMNICSKKGWKGLKISLNKKRRQEFCEQLKQLNMGLEKRLADNVEQFSGGQRQALTLLMAVMSKPAILLLDEHTAALDPANAAIVMELTRRFATENNLTVMMITHNMQHALDYGNRLLMMDAGEIIMDIDGEEKQKLTLEDLAERFRQIKKHSITNDQMALQ; from the coding sequence ATGATTAAACTCGAAAATATCGGAATTACGTTCCACGCAGGCACTCCCGACGAAAACATCGCCTTAAAAAATGTAAACCTTAAAATAAAACATGGTGATTTTATAACTGTGATAGGCTCAAACGGAGCGGGAAAATCTACCCTTTACAATATTATTTCCGGCACCCTAACCCCGACGACAGGGAAAATTTTTTTGTCAACCGCAGACAAAGACGGACGCATAACAGACCGCGACATCACTTTTGATAAAGAATACAAGCGAGCTTCGTATATCGGGCGCATTTTCCAAAATCCGCTTTTGGGGACGGCGGGAAAAATGTCACTCGAAGACAATATGAATATATGCAGCAAAAAAGGATGGAAAGGGCTAAAAATCAGTTTAAATAAAAAACGCAGACAAGAATTTTGTGAACAGTTAAAACAGCTCAACATGGGGCTTGAAAAACGCCTTGCAGATAACGTAGAGCAGTTTTCCGGCGGACAGAGACAGGCTCTCACTCTTTTGATGGCAGTTATGTCAAAGCCGGCAATCCTTCTTCTAGATGAACACACGGCAGCTCTAGACCCTGCAAACGCCGCAATTGTTATGGAGCTTACAAGAAGGTTCGCAACCGAAAACAACCTTACTGTCATGATGATAACCCACAACATGCAGCATGCGCTCGACTACGGAAATCGACTTTTGATGATGGATGCCGGCGAAATCATCATGGATATAGACGGCGAAGAAAAACAAAAACTCACTTTGGAAGATTTGGCGGAGCGCTTTAGGCAAATAAAAAAACACTCAATCACAAACGACCAGATGGCGCTGCAATAG
- a CDS encoding SlyX family protein, translating to MDEQNLIKLEMKLAYLEDFLNQLQDVTVKQGKDIEKLKSENKVLKDKVKDLSDWAEGDIPDRKPPHY from the coding sequence ATGGACGAACAAAATTTAATTAAACTCGAGATGAAACTTGCGTATCTTGAAGATTTTTTGAATCAGCTTCAGGATGTTACAGTTAAGCAAGGAAAAGATATCGAAAAACTCAAATCGGAAAACAAAGTGCTCAAAGACAAAGTAAAAGATTTATCTGACTGGGCGGAAGGCGATATTCCCGACCGTAAACCGCCGCATTATTAA
- a CDS encoding YeiH family protein produces the protein MDKLIGILICFAIAVPSYFFGKLFPVVGGAVISILIGMIIALFWNNKGKAAAGIKFTSKYVLQAAVVLLGFGMNLSVVLQTGKQSLPVILSTITASLLIAFVLCKIMKIPGNISTLIGVGSSICGGSAIAATAPVIDADDGEVAQAISVIFFFNVLAAILFPVFGKLIGFSTADGEAFGIFAGTAVNDTSSVTAAAATWDGMWNLGTQTLDKAVTVKLTRTLAIIPITLVLAMFRASKARKDGTQTKGFSLKRALPLFVLFFLIASVITTIALSLGMSKSIFTPLKELSKFFIIMAMGAIGLNSNIFQLLKSSGKPIILGAACWIGITAVSLLMQNIMGLW, from the coding sequence ATGGATAAACTTATCGGTATTTTAATTTGCTTTGCAATTGCAGTTCCTTCTTATTTTTTTGGAAAACTTTTTCCGGTTGTTGGAGGAGCTGTCATTTCTATTTTGATTGGAATGATTATCGCTTTGTTTTGGAACAACAAAGGAAAAGCTGCTGCCGGAATAAAATTCACATCGAAATATGTTTTGCAGGCTGCAGTTGTTTTGCTTGGATTCGGAATGAACTTAAGCGTCGTTTTGCAAACCGGGAAACAGTCGCTGCCTGTCATCTTGAGCACTATCACCGCATCTCTTTTGATTGCGTTTGTTTTATGCAAAATCATGAAGATTCCCGGAAATATCTCAACTTTGATAGGAGTCGGCTCTTCAATCTGCGGCGGTTCTGCGATTGCGGCTACAGCTCCTGTCATCGATGCTGACGATGGAGAGGTCGCACAGGCGATTTCGGTGATTTTCTTTTTCAATGTTCTTGCAGCAATTTTATTTCCTGTTTTTGGAAAGCTGATAGGGTTTAGCACGGCAGATGGGGAAGCGTTCGGGATTTTTGCGGGAACCGCTGTCAATGATACATCTTCCGTAACTGCGGCGGCTGCAACTTGGGACGGGATGTGGAATCTCGGTACCCAGACACTTGATAAAGCGGTCACTGTAAAGCTGACGCGAACGCTGGCTATCATTCCGATCACGCTTGTACTCGCGATGTTCCGTGCAAGCAAGGCAAGAAAAGATGGGACTCAAACAAAAGGGTTCAGCTTGAAACGAGCGTTGCCGCTGTTTGTACTTTTCTTTTTAATTGCGTCTGTCATAACTACAATTGCGTTATCACTTGGCATGTCTAAATCGATATTTACGCCATTAAAGGAACTAAGCAAATTTTTTATCATAATGGCGATGGGCGCAATCGGATTAAACAGCAATATTTTTCAGCTTTTAAAGTCGAGCGGAAAGCCGATCATACTTGGAGCTGCATGTTGGATTGGAATTACAGCCGTAAGTCTTTTGATGCAAAATATTATGGGACTCTGGTAA